In a single window of the Acidobacteriaceae bacterium genome:
- a CDS encoding uroporphyrinogen decarboxylase, protein MVSPNTTSRFIRACLRQPVDRTPVWFLRQAGRYMPEYMAVRKHHSLLEICRTPSIAAEVTITAAERLGVDAAIIFADLLLPLTPMGLDFEFVNGEGPVIHQPLRTLDQIRALRTDRTQELSYVAEAITRVATHFNNKRPASSDPAESMDTLGIIGFCGAPFTLASYMIEGGSSRNYIETKKLMYACGTATNPGAPHLDSEMWARAGDASWPLLMDKLLTVLTDFAAQQVAAGADVIQVFDSWAGALSVPDYRAYALAPTTELIRRIQALGVPVIYFGVDTASLLPTFRELGADVIGLDWRIPLDAGWRALGLRPDGTAPTAVQGNLDPITLFAPDAILEARVLEILSLAAGRPGHIFNLGHGIVPNTPVDSVLRVVDLIKRHGQQSGCPTLDAQSAAGWGVAR, encoded by the coding sequence ATCGTGAGCCCTAACACCACCTCCCGCTTCATCCGCGCCTGCCTTCGCCAGCCCGTCGACCGCACGCCCGTCTGGTTTCTCCGCCAGGCCGGCCGGTACATGCCCGAGTACATGGCGGTCCGCAAGCACCACTCGCTCCTCGAAATCTGCCGCACCCCCTCCATCGCCGCGGAAGTCACCATCACCGCCGCCGAACGCCTCGGCGTCGACGCCGCCATCATCTTCGCCGACCTCCTGCTCCCCCTCACCCCCATGGGCCTCGACTTCGAGTTCGTGAACGGCGAAGGCCCCGTCATCCACCAGCCCCTCCGCACACTCGACCAGATTCGCGCCCTCCGCACCGACCGCACGCAAGAGCTCAGCTACGTCGCCGAAGCCATTACCCGCGTCGCCACTCACTTCAACAACAAGCGCCCTGCTTCTTCCGATCCGGCCGAGTCGATGGACACCCTCGGCATCATCGGCTTCTGCGGCGCGCCCTTCACCCTCGCCAGCTACATGATCGAAGGCGGCAGTTCCCGGAACTACATCGAGACCAAAAAACTCATGTACGCCTGCGGGACGGCCACAAATCCGGGTGCCCCACATCTCGATTCTGAGATGTGGGCTCGCGCTGGAGACGCGAGTTGGCCGCTCCTCATGGACAAGCTCCTCACCGTCCTCACCGATTTCGCCGCCCAACAAGTCGCCGCCGGCGCCGACGTCATCCAGGTCTTCGACTCCTGGGCCGGCGCGCTCTCCGTCCCCGACTACCGCGCCTACGCGCTCGCCCCCACCACCGAGCTCATCCGCCGCATCCAGGCCCTCGGCGTCCCCGTCATCTACTTCGGCGTCGACACCGCCAGCCTCCTCCCCACCTTCCGCGAGCTCGGCGCCGACGTCATCGGTCTCGACTGGCGCATCCCGCTCGACGCCGGCTGGCGCGCCCTCGGCCTCCGCCCCGACGGCACCGCACCCACCGCCGTCCAGGGCAACCTCGACCCCATCACCCTCTTCGCCCCCGACGCCATCCTCGAAGCCCGCGTCCTCGAAATCCTCTCTCTCGCCGCCGGCCGCCCCGGCCACATCTTCAACCTCGGCCACGGCATCGTCCCCAACACCCCCGTCGACTCCGTCCTCCGCGTCGTCGACCTCATCAAGCGCCACGGCCAACAATCCGGGTGCCCCACCCTCGACGCGCAAAGCGCAGCAGGGTGGGGTGTCGCGCGTTAA
- a CDS encoding cupin domain-containing protein: MRAINLWEKFGKFEEQWSPRVIAEMNDYQFKLVKLEGDFVWHSHAETDETFFVVEGELRIDFRIDSGDGAVTIGPGEMFVVPKGVEHKPFAAAEVKLMLIEPKGVVNTGDAGGEMTAKNDVWV, from the coding sequence ATGCGAGCGATCAACCTATGGGAGAAGTTTGGGAAGTTTGAGGAGCAGTGGTCGCCGCGGGTGATTGCGGAGATGAATGACTATCAGTTCAAGCTGGTGAAGCTGGAGGGGGATTTTGTCTGGCACAGCCATGCGGAGACGGACGAGACGTTCTTTGTGGTCGAGGGCGAGCTGCGGATTGATTTTCGAATTGATAGCGGGGATGGCGCGGTGACGATTGGGCCGGGCGAGATGTTCGTCGTGCCGAAGGGCGTGGAGCATAAGCCGTTCGCGGCGGCTGAGGTGAAGCTGATGCTGATTGAGCCGAAGGGTGTGGTGAATACGGGCGATGCGGGTGGGGAGATGACGGCGAAGAATGATGTGTGGGTGTGA
- a CDS encoding sigma-70 family RNA polymerase sigma factor: MPYSRPAETDTSLAALVETYSTLLFRVAHSILRNPTEAEDIVQDAFVRVMEHRRALPEIRDLRVWLVRITWNLALDRRRRIRPDQLDDTFALSLIGRNTPADIALDESRELACVFHEIDRLPRAERQVLLLSAIDELDTRELAQVLNKSESAIRALIFRARTRLRQRLQKNDARLEKNQARLTKGGRP, encoded by the coding sequence TTGCCATACTCCCGGCCCGCCGAGACAGACACCTCGCTCGCCGCGCTCGTCGAGACTTATTCCACGCTCCTCTTCCGCGTCGCCCACTCCATCCTCCGCAACCCCACCGAGGCCGAAGACATCGTGCAGGACGCCTTCGTCCGCGTCATGGAACACCGCCGCGCGCTCCCCGAAATCCGCGACCTCCGCGTCTGGCTCGTGCGCATCACCTGGAACCTCGCGCTCGACCGCCGCCGCCGCATCCGCCCCGATCAGCTCGACGACACCTTCGCGCTCTCACTCATCGGTCGCAACACGCCCGCCGACATCGCCCTCGACGAATCCCGCGAACTCGCCTGCGTCTTCCACGAGATCGACCGACTCCCGCGCGCCGAGCGCCAGGTCCTCCTGCTCTCCGCCATCGACGAGCTCGACACCCGCGAGCTCGCCCAAGTCCTCAACAAATCCGAATCCGCTATCCGCGCCCTCATCTTCCGAGCCCGCACCCGCCTTCGCCAACGGCTCCAGAAGAACGACGCCCGCCTCGAGAAGAATCAAGCCCGCCTCACGAAAGGAGGCCGCCCATGA
- a CDS encoding ferrochelatase encodes MSRTAILLLAHGTPNRLSEMSDYLQHVTGGRPMPPHIISELQHRYAEIGLREDPLPAGPPLTRWTLRQAELLEKQIGCKVYVGMRNWHPFIADTVAQMRSDGVTHARVLCLAPQNSRTSTGLYKRALDAAVAGAFTYDFIAGWADEPLLAQAFAERLQPVLAEAHAPVLFTAHSVPCRTIRATTAEEAANAGPVPAEGIQSYGAATEGDPYPIECKQTAASVAKLVGLQDHEWYFAFQSQGVAGAPWIGPTVEDTLKALAEEGHKAVVIQPIGFLCDHVEILYDIDINFREVASALGMKLYRPESLNDSQTLIRALAHVLA; translated from the coding sequence ATGAGCCGCACCGCCATCCTCCTCCTCGCGCACGGCACCCCCAACCGCCTCAGCGAGATGTCCGACTACCTCCAGCATGTCACCGGCGGCCGCCCCATGCCCCCGCACATCATCTCCGAGCTCCAGCACCGCTACGCCGAGATCGGCCTCCGTGAAGACCCACTCCCCGCCGGCCCTCCCCTCACCCGCTGGACCCTCCGACAGGCCGAACTCCTCGAAAAACAGATCGGCTGCAAGGTCTACGTCGGCATGCGCAACTGGCACCCCTTCATCGCCGACACCGTCGCGCAGATGCGTTCCGACGGCGTCACCCACGCCCGCGTCCTCTGCCTCGCCCCCCAAAACTCACGCACCTCGACAGGTCTCTATAAACGCGCCCTCGACGCAGCCGTCGCCGGCGCATTCACCTACGACTTCATCGCCGGCTGGGCCGACGAACCCCTCCTCGCCCAGGCCTTCGCCGAACGCCTGCAACCCGTCCTCGCCGAAGCCCACGCGCCCGTCCTCTTCACCGCGCACTCCGTCCCCTGCCGCACCATCCGCGCGACTACAGCGGAGGAAGCGGCGAACGCCGGCCCGGTGCCCGCCGAAGGCATCCAGAGCTATGGCGCCGCGACCGAGGGTGACCCGTATCCAATCGAGTGCAAGCAGACCGCGGCGAGCGTTGCAAAGCTTGTTGGATTACAGGACCATGAGTGGTACTTCGCGTTTCAATCGCAAGGCGTGGCTGGAGCTCCGTGGATCGGGCCGACAGTAGAAGACACGCTGAAGGCGCTTGCGGAAGAAGGACACAAAGCCGTCGTGATTCAGCCGATCGGATTTCTGTGCGATCACGTCGAGATCCTCTACGACATCGACATCAACTTCCGCGAGGTTGCGAGCGCACTCGGCATGAAGCTGTATCGCCCTGAAAGCCTCAACGATTCGCAGACACTGATCCGCGCGCTGGCGCACGTGCTGGCATGA
- the hemG gene encoding protoporphyrinogen oxidase produces MKRIAIIGGGISGLTAAYELELARKRGSAIDWHLYEASDRLGGIIETTRITTPEVEFGEWILEGGPDGWVSEKPWARELAIELGLESDLIYSNDATRKTYILIDGKLQPIPDRMRMMVPEDLSALEASPLFSECAKKAYADEFTRADELKASAPNHDESVADFVRRHFGEEVLSTLAAPLLSGVFGGDVHKLSVRAVMPQFVAMDREHGSLIAGLHARARQRLRAPQPIFTSLRRGVGSLTETLVTQLSRARIHLESKVSALADIEFDEVILSTSTDSTRRLLESVSTEAAALLPSDASSAVLAAFAWPEEVARSFAIPSGFGFLVPDGSAGEEQLLACTFVDQKFPHRAPEGARVMRAFFGGRSAEALASRTDEVIAVCALEQLREILGPIPEPAVQVVRRLPRSLPQYEVGHLERIAKLEELVAQVPGLHLLGNSYRGVGIPDLIRDARATARKIVAAVG; encoded by the coding sequence ATGAAGCGCATCGCCATCATCGGCGGAGGAATCAGCGGACTGACTGCCGCCTATGAGCTCGAACTCGCACGCAAGCGCGGCTCAGCGATCGACTGGCACCTGTACGAAGCAAGCGATCGTCTCGGCGGCATCATCGAAACCACGCGCATCACCACGCCCGAAGTCGAGTTTGGCGAATGGATCTTGGAAGGCGGACCCGACGGCTGGGTGAGCGAAAAACCCTGGGCCCGCGAACTTGCCATCGAACTTGGACTTGAATCGGACCTGATTTATTCGAACGACGCAACGCGAAAAACGTACATCCTGATCGACGGCAAACTGCAGCCCATCCCTGACCGCATGCGCATGATGGTCCCTGAAGACCTCAGCGCTCTTGAAGCGTCACCACTGTTCTCCGAGTGCGCGAAGAAGGCTTATGCGGATGAGTTCACTCGCGCGGATGAGCTCAAAGCGTCTGCGCCGAATCACGATGAGTCTGTTGCAGACTTCGTTCGGCGTCACTTCGGCGAGGAGGTGCTGAGCACGCTCGCGGCACCGTTGCTCAGCGGAGTCTTCGGCGGCGATGTGCATAAGCTCTCTGTACGTGCCGTGATGCCGCAGTTCGTGGCGATGGACCGCGAGCACGGATCGCTGATCGCCGGATTGCATGCGCGCGCGCGTCAGCGTCTTCGTGCGCCGCAGCCGATCTTCACCAGTCTGCGCAGAGGGGTCGGATCACTGACTGAAACGCTCGTGACGCAGCTTTCTCGCGCGCGCATTCACCTGGAGTCGAAGGTCAGCGCGCTCGCGGATATTGAATTCGATGAGGTGATCCTTTCGACCTCGACGGATAGCACGCGCCGTCTGCTTGAATCGGTGAGCACTGAAGCTGCAGCGCTGCTGCCGAGTGATGCGAGTTCCGCTGTACTCGCGGCGTTTGCATGGCCTGAGGAGGTTGCGCGCAGCTTCGCGATTCCGTCGGGATTCGGCTTTCTTGTGCCTGATGGATCGGCCGGCGAGGAGCAGCTTCTGGCGTGCACGTTCGTGGATCAGAAGTTTCCGCATCGGGCGCCGGAGGGAGCGCGTGTGATGCGGGCGTTCTTTGGAGGCAGGAGCGCGGAGGCTCTGGCATCACGGACAGATGAGGTGATTGCAGTTTGTGCGCTGGAGCAGTTGCGGGAGATTCTGGGACCGATTCCGGAGCCGGCGGTACAGGTGGTTCGGCGATTGCCGCGAAGCCTGCCGCAGTATGAGGTTGGACATCTGGAGCGGATTGCAAAGCTGGAAGAGCTGGTTGCGCAGGTTCCAGGGCTACACCTGCTTGGGAATAGCTATCGCGGCGTTGGGATTCCGGATTTGATTCGGGACGCTCGCGCTACAGCGCGGAAGATCGTCGCGGCGGTCGGCTAA
- a CDS encoding acyltransferase gives MHVLEEKAPTSTGEPAGKLQPVTALHPKVKPGAPAYMRKPALPALTGIRSLLALTIMLFHFTPNGLTWAAHPRFTLYPIINIGYVFVSFFFVISGFILYYNYAERPGGVNAIDFWVARASRLYPIYLLTMLVSIPMLAVEWHSRSHSQFVVGVITTPLLIQGFFPRLATFWNTVSWTLSCEVALYLLFPWLVKVRLPRNVFKLIAMGLGFWLLGMVPHAIYLLTNPDHLAHAPDRYSTGVYIEFLKYTPLPYLCTFLCGITIGRIHQQAKLAVRGRMIVGLVGFAIAWFCCYHLANQMPYLLVHGGLLTPVFGMIILGLAGPSPLATIFSWRPLVAIGTSTYCLYLLHFNLFQLIHEHNLPSRLHVAWIDPWISYVFIVLVAMAARKWVEHPFQIMIGNWWKRKRAAQHKERERLAIAA, from the coding sequence ATGCATGTGCTGGAAGAGAAAGCGCCGACCTCCACCGGTGAGCCCGCGGGCAAACTGCAGCCGGTGACCGCGCTGCACCCGAAGGTGAAGCCAGGCGCACCGGCCTACATGCGAAAGCCGGCGCTGCCGGCGCTCACCGGCATTCGCTCGCTGCTGGCGCTTACCATCATGCTCTTCCACTTCACGCCCAACGGCCTCACCTGGGCTGCGCATCCGCGCTTCACGCTTTACCCCATCATCAACATTGGCTACGTCTTCGTCAGCTTCTTCTTCGTCATCTCCGGCTTCATTCTTTATTACAACTACGCAGAGCGGCCGGGCGGCGTGAACGCAATTGATTTCTGGGTAGCGCGCGCCAGCCGTCTCTATCCGATTTACCTGCTGACGATGCTCGTTTCCATTCCGATGCTCGCCGTCGAGTGGCACTCGCGCTCCCACTCGCAATTCGTCGTCGGTGTCATCACTACTCCGCTGCTCATCCAGGGATTTTTCCCGCGCCTCGCCACCTTCTGGAACACCGTAAGCTGGACGCTCTCCTGCGAGGTCGCGCTCTATCTGCTTTTCCCATGGCTCGTGAAGGTGCGTCTGCCAAGGAATGTGTTCAAGCTCATCGCCATGGGCTTAGGTTTCTGGCTGCTCGGCATGGTGCCGCACGCCATCTATCTCCTGACCAACCCCGATCACCTCGCTCACGCGCCCGATCGCTATAGCACCGGCGTCTATATCGAGTTTCTGAAGTACACGCCGCTTCCATATCTCTGCACCTTCCTCTGCGGCATCACCATCGGGAGGATTCATCAGCAGGCGAAGCTTGCAGTTCGCGGGCGCATGATCGTCGGCCTCGTCGGCTTCGCGATCGCATGGTTCTGCTGCTATCACCTCGCCAACCAGATGCCATACCTCCTGGTGCACGGCGGCCTGCTCACGCCGGTCTTCGGCATGATCATCCTCGGCCTTGCCGGCCCAAGCCCGCTGGCAACAATCTTCTCGTGGCGTCCGCTTGTCGCCATCGGCACATCAACGTACTGCCTCTACCTGCTGCACTTCAATCTGTTCCAACTCATCCATGAACATAATCTGCCCTCGCGCCTGCACGTTGCGTGGATCGACCCATGGATCAGCTACGTGTTCATCGTTCTGGTCGCAATGGCGGCGCGCAAATGGGTCGAGCATCCGTTCCAGATCATGATCGGCAACTGGTGGAAGCGCAAACGCGCAGCCCAGCACAAAGAACGCGAACGCCTCGCAATCGCCGCCTAG
- a CDS encoding DUF4230 domain-containing protein yields MTSQYEYGYGRRPGSGLLYVSILSLVIGGTLLAVFVHRARSGWPGRLASAIAGRSLTVVSAPDVVEKIQQLNRLETVKYSLDTIVEGDESSPVLPDALAGDKLLMIVHGSTVAGVDLSQLKPESVQITETPNGRNIQLTLPASQVFQTTVDEAKSRVYARNTGLFVSADPNLESATRAKAQAELQQAALSDGILDAASKNARVAVIALLQGLGFAHVDVR; encoded by the coding sequence GTGACCTCACAGTACGAATACGGCTACGGCCGCCGGCCCGGATCAGGTCTCCTCTACGTCAGCATTCTCAGCCTGGTGATCGGCGGGACACTGCTGGCGGTCTTCGTGCATCGCGCCCGCAGCGGATGGCCCGGACGCCTCGCGTCCGCCATCGCGGGCCGATCGCTCACCGTGGTCAGCGCGCCGGATGTGGTCGAAAAGATCCAGCAGTTGAACCGGCTCGAAACCGTCAAGTACTCGCTCGACACCATCGTTGAGGGCGATGAATCGAGCCCTGTACTTCCTGACGCACTCGCCGGCGACAAGCTCTTGATGATCGTGCACGGCAGCACGGTCGCCGGCGTTGACCTGAGCCAGTTGAAGCCCGAGAGCGTCCAGATTACCGAGACACCGAACGGACGCAATATTCAACTCACGCTGCCTGCAAGCCAGGTGTTTCAAACCACCGTCGACGAAGCGAAGAGCCGCGTCTACGCGCGCAACACAGGCCTTTTTGTAAGCGCCGATCCCAACCTCGAATCAGCAACCCGCGCTAAGGCACAGGCTGAGCTTCAACAGGCCGCGCTCAGCGATGGAATCCTCGACGCCGCCAGCAAAAATGCTCGTGTCGCGGTGATTGCGCTGCTGCAGGGGCTTGGATTTGCGCACGTCGACGTGCGGTAG
- a CDS encoding CTP synthase, producing MSAKYIFVTGGVVSSLGKGLAAASIGCLLEARGLRVNLMKFDPYLNVDPGTMSPFQHGEVFVTDDGAETDLDLGHYERFTHAKLSRDNNLTTGRIYEQIITKERRGDYLGKTVQVIPHVTNEIKAAARKIGADCDVAIVEIGGTVGDIESLPFLEAIRQMRQEMGRDNTCFVHVTLIPWIAAAQELKTKPTQHSVKEMLSIGIQPDILLCRADRAVPREMRSKIAAFCNVEEAAVVVARDVPSIYEVPLNFAVEGVDALALKYLRIDAKDADLTKWKDLVHRAYNPADEVSIGIVGKYVEYEDSYKSLKEALVHGALAENLKLRVTWIEAEGLEGDNYESQLEGFDGILVPGGFGKRGIEGMLNAIRYARENKVPYFGICLGMQTACIEYARNVCGLSKANSGEFDPATPHRIIYKLRELIGVEEMGGTMRLGAWTCILEPGSLAAKAYGTTEISERHRHRYEFNREYEPILTGAGLRLTGTTPDATYVEIVEIPDHPFFLGCQFHPEFKSKPLEPHPIFHAFVKASYANRGLRGAERMVRAEVEA from the coding sequence GTGTCAGCAAAGTACATCTTTGTGACGGGCGGTGTTGTGTCTTCGCTGGGCAAAGGCCTGGCCGCTGCTTCCATTGGCTGCCTTCTCGAGGCGCGCGGCCTGCGCGTCAACCTGATGAAGTTCGACCCCTACCTCAACGTCGACCCAGGCACCATGTCGCCCTTCCAGCACGGCGAAGTCTTCGTTACCGACGACGGCGCCGAGACCGACCTCGACCTCGGCCACTACGAGCGCTTCACCCACGCCAAGCTCTCGCGCGACAACAACCTCACCACTGGCCGCATCTACGAGCAGATCATCACCAAGGAGCGCCGCGGCGACTACCTCGGCAAGACCGTCCAGGTCATCCCGCACGTCACCAACGAGATTAAGGCCGCCGCGCGCAAGATCGGCGCCGACTGCGACGTCGCCATCGTCGAGATCGGCGGCACCGTCGGCGACATCGAATCGCTCCCATTCCTCGAAGCCATCCGCCAGATGCGCCAGGAGATGGGCCGCGACAACACCTGCTTCGTCCACGTCACACTCATCCCCTGGATCGCCGCCGCGCAGGAGCTGAAGACCAAACCCACGCAGCACTCCGTCAAGGAGATGCTATCCATCGGAATCCAGCCGGACATCCTCCTCTGCCGCGCCGATCGCGCCGTCCCGCGCGAGATGCGTTCGAAGATCGCCGCCTTCTGCAACGTTGAAGAGGCCGCCGTCGTCGTCGCCCGTGATGTCCCCAGCATCTACGAGGTCCCGCTCAACTTCGCCGTGGAAGGCGTCGACGCGCTCGCGCTCAAGTACCTCCGCATCGATGCGAAAGACGCCGACCTCACAAAGTGGAAGGACCTAGTTCACCGCGCCTACAACCCAGCCGACGAAGTCTCCATCGGCATTGTCGGCAAGTATGTCGAGTATGAGGACAGCTACAAATCGCTCAAAGAAGCCCTCGTCCACGGTGCGCTCGCCGAGAACCTCAAGCTCCGCGTCACGTGGATCGAAGCCGAAGGCCTCGAGGGAGACAACTACGAGTCACAACTCGAAGGCTTCGACGGCATCCTGGTTCCCGGCGGCTTCGGCAAGCGCGGCATCGAAGGCATGCTGAACGCCATCCGCTACGCGCGCGAGAACAAGGTCCCGTACTTCGGCATCTGCCTCGGCATGCAGACCGCCTGCATCGAGTACGCGCGCAACGTCTGCGGCCTCTCGAAAGCCAACTCCGGTGAGTTCGACCCAGCGACGCCGCACCGCATCATCTACAAGCTCCGCGAGCTCATCGGCGTAGAAGAGATGGGCGGCACCATGCGCCTCGGCGCGTGGACCTGCATCCTCGAGCCCGGCTCACTCGCCGCGAAGGCATACGGGACTACAGAGATCAGCGAACGCCATCGCCACCGTTACGAGTTCAACCGCGAGTACGAACCCATCCTCACCGGCGCGGGCCTTCGCCTCACCGGCACCACGCCCGACGCGACTTACGTCGAGATCGTCGAAATCCCCGACCATCCGTTCTTCCTAGGCTGCCAGTTCCACCCCGAGTTCAAATCCAAGCCGCTCGAGCCGCATCCGATCTTCCACGCGTTCGTGAAGGCCAGCTACGCGAACCGCGGTCTTCGCGGCGCCGAGCGCATGGTCCGAGCCGAGGTTGAAGCGTGA
- a CDS encoding YraN family protein has translation MNLLETLSNRLLAVERRSYLALRRLADRRAAARARGLGESSKPEHLLTGELGEDLAFFHLRSRGYTIVARRWVATRVKGDLDLVGWDGHTLVVFEVKTRTARDLFPAEVAVNAPKQKQLRRVTAAWVGQLPERLRGRVPVRFDVVSVYLVTDEPEFEHIRDAFPYRESW, from the coding sequence GTGAATTTGCTGGAGACGCTGAGCAATCGGTTGCTGGCTGTTGAGCGGCGGAGCTATCTTGCGTTGCGAAGGCTGGCGGACAGGCGTGCGGCTGCGCGGGCGCGAGGACTTGGCGAGAGTTCGAAACCGGAACATCTGCTGACCGGGGAACTCGGCGAGGACCTGGCGTTCTTTCACCTGCGGTCGCGGGGGTACACGATTGTGGCGCGGAGGTGGGTCGCGACGCGGGTGAAGGGCGATCTGGACCTGGTGGGATGGGATGGCCACACCCTGGTCGTGTTTGAGGTGAAGACCCGTACGGCGCGCGATCTGTTCCCGGCGGAGGTTGCGGTGAACGCCCCGAAGCAGAAGCAGTTGCGCAGAGTGACGGCGGCGTGGGTGGGTCAGCTTCCGGAGCGGCTTCGCGGGCGCGTCCCGGTAAGGTTCGACGTGGTCTCTGTGTACCTGGTGACCGATGAGCCGGAGTTCGAGCACATCAGGGACGCGTTTCCTTACCGGGAATCGTGGTAA
- a CDS encoding MFS transporter, translated as MTGNITLPRAARISLRIGLYLGFSATGVSLALPGALLPLLLRRWSLGDARGGLLLFCFFLATTAGALVSRGRMNRSIARGALLTAIGAAWLGFANLGWGFAAIIVYGLGLGIAMTSTSLLISREFPAERRIEMMRLNLLWAAGACAGPWLALGGQSLRTGNFGARPLHVLLGLAAFFAVFALWVWLAHERRNLAAPDAATGAAAAGPSHRWPLAQVPFALLILVFCATGVESSTGGWLAAYAQRLGETARITIGAATAFWAGLLGSRLVHSLRVLTRISERAVLALSAGFAAAGLTILVAWPGPAISVFAAFLVGFGAGPIYPLLLAIVLRHRETRGVFVLAGCGSSALPLLTGAMSGWVHSLSAGLCVPLAAASMMTILSLTVPSGPSIVVVPEPPRA; from the coding sequence ATGACAGGAAATATCACCCTGCCGCGCGCTGCGAGGATCAGTTTGAGGATTGGTCTGTATCTTGGGTTCTCCGCAACAGGAGTAAGCCTGGCGCTGCCGGGAGCTCTGCTGCCGTTGTTGCTGCGGCGCTGGAGCCTCGGCGACGCGCGTGGCGGCCTGCTGCTCTTCTGTTTTTTTCTCGCGACCACGGCAGGAGCGCTCGTCTCCCGCGGTCGAATGAACCGCTCCATCGCACGCGGCGCGCTGCTGACGGCCATCGGAGCCGCCTGGCTCGGATTCGCCAACCTCGGCTGGGGCTTTGCAGCCATAATCGTCTACGGCCTCGGCCTCGGTATCGCGATGACCTCAACCAGCCTGCTTATCTCGCGCGAATTTCCCGCGGAACGTCGCATCGAGATGATGCGGCTGAATCTCCTCTGGGCTGCCGGCGCCTGCGCCGGTCCGTGGCTCGCTCTCGGAGGCCAGTCGCTGCGCACTGGCAATTTTGGTGCACGACCGCTGCATGTTCTCCTCGGCCTCGCGGCCTTTTTCGCCGTGTTCGCACTCTGGGTCTGGCTCGCGCACGAGCGTCGTAATCTTGCTGCACCGGATGCAGCCACAGGCGCCGCTGCTGCAGGTCCATCCCACCGCTGGCCGCTCGCACAGGTCCCGTTTGCTTTACTCATCCTGGTTTTCTGCGCGACTGGCGTGGAGAGCTCGACTGGAGGTTGGCTCGCAGCGTATGCACAACGGCTCGGCGAAACAGCGAGGATTACGATTGGTGCGGCGACTGCGTTCTGGGCTGGCTTGCTTGGCAGCCGTCTCGTGCACTCGCTGCGCGTCTTGACCCGCATCAGCGAACGCGCGGTGCTGGCGCTCAGCGCAGGCTTCGCGGCCGCCGGCCTCACGATTCTGGTCGCCTGGCCGGGGCCCGCCATCAGCGTCTTCGCGGCCTTTCTCGTTGGCTTTGGAGCTGGCCCAATCTATCCGCTCCTGCTGGCGATTGTTCTGCGGCACCGCGAGACGCGCGGCGTATTTGTTCTCGCAGGGTGCGGCTCGTCGGCACTGCCGCTGCTCACCGGAGCGATGTCGGGCTGGGTGCACTCACTCTCGGCCGGCCTGTGCGTTCCGCTTGCGGCCGCTTCCATGATGACGATCCTCAGCCTCACCGTGCCGAGCGGCCCCTCAATTGTTGTTGTGCCCGAGCCTCCGCGCGCTTAG
- a CDS encoding NUDIX domain-containing protein, whose protein sequence is MPKRSAGLLMYRIRNHSIEVFLVHPGGPFWEKKDDGAWTIPKGQFFDDEQPLDAAKREFQEETSFIPNGEFIPLGKIRQLSGKLVEAWAFEGDCNPDDLRSITCEVEWPPRSKRMIEVPEVDRGGWFSIDDAHRAILAAQRPFLKSLCAALGSNALGNLP, encoded by the coding sequence ATGCCAAAACGCAGTGCGGGTTTACTGATGTACAGGATTCGCAACCATAGCATCGAGGTGTTCCTCGTCCATCCTGGCGGACCCTTCTGGGAAAAGAAAGACGACGGCGCTTGGACGATCCCCAAAGGGCAGTTCTTCGATGACGAACAGCCGCTGGATGCCGCCAAGCGTGAGTTTCAGGAAGAGACGAGCTTCATTCCCAATGGTGAGTTCATTCCACTCGGGAAGATTCGTCAGTTGAGTGGAAAGCTTGTCGAAGCGTGGGCGTTTGAGGGGGACTGCAATCCGGACGATCTGCGCAGCATCACGTGCGAGGTCGAGTGGCCGCCGCGTTCCAAGCGCATGATTGAAGTTCCCGAGGTCGATCGCGGCGGATGGTTCTCCATCGATGACGCTCACCGCGCGATCCTCGCGGCCCAGCGTCCTTTCCTCAAATCCCTGTGCGCGGCTCTCGGCAGCAACGCCTTGGGGAACCTACCGTAA